The sequence CCTTCTTTATGTCTAATAAAGCGCATCCATTCCACTATGTTGTCAAAACGATTGGTCTCGTTTCCCCTCTGACACCGCTTATATTAGTCATCTTTACTGAAATACAAATTCATTAAACCTTAAGAATAATTGACAGGTTGTGTTTTTATTCCTCCTTGAATAATCATCTTGCAAACATCACTCACTTAACTAACCTTAAGGAATACAAACATAAAGACCATTAAAGGTGTAAGCTAAACTGATATGTTAACCGTGAATTTGCTACAACTTCAGGCCTTCGTTCTCTCGGCTGAAACCGGTTCTTTTTCTGCTGCTGCCAGAAAAATGAAGAAAACGCACTCTGCAATTAGCATGACGGTCTCTAATCTAGAGCTCGACGTGAACCAAGAGCTATTCGATCGTTCTACGCGCAACCCCACGCTGACGCCCGCTGGCGAAGTACTGCTAAAGGAAGCCAAGCTTATCTTGGCACAGTGTGAACACTTTGAGCGTCTCGCAAATGAGTTGGAGCCTGAAGAAGAGACAGAGTTCATATTGGCCGTTGATAACGTCTATAGCGTCCCGAATGAGAAAGACATCCTCCATTTGCTAGCAAAGGATTTTCCGAGGCTCAAGTTAAAGCTCCGAGAGATGCCATCCTCAGAGGTTGTTTCCGCGGTTGTTAAAGGAGAAGCCCACATAGGATTTACGCTGTTGGAGCAGCCTATTTTCAGTAATCTCGGCGCAATTTCACTCCCAAGTGCGGAGCTGCTCTATATTGCTAGCCCCGAGCATCCACTAGCTAAACTCGATACTGTCTCTTTGGTGGATCTACAACGTTACAGGCAAGCTTATCTGTCACATAATCGCAAAGCCTCAGACACGGCAATCTCACCCAATATCTGGGAATGTGAATCTATTTCAGCGGCGAAAACCGCCATTGGTTACGGACTGTGCTGGGGAATCGCGGTCGAACCTTTTATTCGTCCGCAAATAGAGTCAGGTCAGATTGTGAAGTTGAATGTGGAGCCATCATTGAGAAAAGCAATCCCAGCGGCGCTCATTTGGAAGATAGGAAGTGAGTCTGGAAAAGTGCATAAAGCAATACGAGCGTTATATAGCTAACGCCTTAAAACAAAAAAGGCCTCACCAATATATGGTAAGGCCGATTACTTTATTCACTGTCTGCAGCTGGCTTAGGCTTTTTCTTCGGAATGAATACCGAATCACCCACAGCCACATTTTTATAAAAGGTTTTATCGCGATTCGCTGGTTTCTTAGGCGTCGCTTTCTTCTGCTGTGCTTTACCTTTAGCAGCCTGTGCTTTCTTATTAACGGCTGGTTTCTTAGGACGGAAGCCTTTGAATTTACCTTTCAGTCCTTCTAGTACCGAGAAGCCAATATCTTGCTGAAGGAAAGCCTCAACACGTTTAAAACTATCCCAGTCCTTTGGACCAACCAAAGAAATTGCATCACCTTTGTTACCTGCACGGCCGGTACGGCCTACACGGTGTACGTATTCCTCGGTGTGCTTTGGCATATCGAAGTTAATTACGTGAGTAACCGTTGCGATATCTATGCCTCGAGAAGCTACATCTGTGGTCACCAGGATCTTAAATACATGACGTTCAAACTGACTCATAATGGTGTTGCGCTGAGTCTGGTTTAAATTACCGCTTAACGCGATAGCCTTAAGCTGCTTTTCATTCAGCCATTTAGTCAAACGATCGGTATCAACTCGAGTTGCAGTAAAGATGATCACCTGCTTGTACTCGGCTTCTTCGAGGATACGCTCTAGTAAAGCTTCTTTATGATCTAGATGGTCACAAAGGTAGAATTTCTGAGTGATGTCTTTGTGTTCTTCGTTAGAGACACCAATTGAGATACGTTTTGGCGCATCCAGCATCTCTGCTGCAATGTCATTGACTTCAGCGTGATCAAGCGTCGCAGAAAACATCAGCGTTTGACGGCGGCGGTGTTTCGCAGCGTTGTGGATGCGGCGAAGCTCTGGAGCAAAACCGAGATCCAACATACGGTCAGCTTCATCAAGAACCAAAGTTTCCAAACCGTCGAGAAATGTTGAGCGATGCTCTAAATGGTCAGCTAGGCGTCCTGGAGTCGCTACAATAAACTTAGGATAGCGGCGCAGCGCTTTCACTTGGTCGTTAAAGTTCTCACCACCTAGAATGAGCGCAGCCTCATAAGACAGACCACCCAACATAGATTTAAGCTCACCGTACACCTGCTTCGCTAGTTCACGCGTTGGTGCCAGAATCACACCACGTGGATCTTTTGCAGAGAATGCTTTGTTCTTAAGAGATTTATGCAGCATCGGCAATACAAATGCCAAAGTCTTGCCAGAACCCGTTTTTGAAGACGCCAGCAAATCCTTACCAGCAATCGCGACCGGAATAGCTTGCTTCTGGATGTCGGTCGCTTTTTTAAAGTCGTAGTGACTTAAGTTCTTCAATAGTCGGTTATCTAGGCCAAGTTCTTTAAATTGCAATGCAAGTTCTCCTCAGACGGTTGCAGGCTAAAAATGAGGGCGCATGATACCCGATAATTCTCCTTGCCACCAGCGAACAATCGAGGTGAAAAACAAGGCATCTAGACACATTGTAGGAGAAGTCTGAACCAAAACCGCTCATTTCTTGACCTGAAAAAAATAAAATCAGCGGTTACAGAGACTTATAATGAGATGATTCCATCTACGTGACATAGATCACATTAATCCTGCTGAGGTTAATCTCATAATTAAGACAAAGGAAGATTAACCCCAAAATGGCGTAATTTTTTGGTTTTTCTGACTTTTAAATAATTTGCGTTCTTAAAATTAGGCACTAAACTCAGAAATAGCCTTTATGCGAACATTCACGTTGCAGGGCTGTTCTAAATACTAATCCTGAAGGAGCTTATAATGAAGAAAGTTTTAATTGCAGCTGCAGCATCGTCAGTTTTACTACTTGCAGGTTGTGCGTCTGGTCCAGATGAAGCAACAACAGCAAAAATGGATGACCTAAGCAACCAAGTTAGCCAGCTAAGTGCAGACGTTCAAGCGCTTAAAAACGAAGTACAAGCAGGCAACAAGAATGCAATGGCAGCTCAAGAAGAAGCTGAACGTGCAAACGAGCGTATCGACAACATCGCTCAATCTTACACTAAGTAAGATGCTAGCTTAAGACAATGAAAAACGCCCACGATATCGTGGGCGTTTTATATCTGCTTTACAGTGAGCAACCGCATTATATCGGTCGCTCAAGATACCGTTACTCTAGGTCATCCATCGCTGGCACCACCTCAATAGGCACGCCGTTCTGAGCCAATACCGCCGCACGAGCAATTTGATCTCGGATCCCGTACTCTTCTAGCCACCATGTTAGCTCTTGAGGAAGTTCCATCGCTTTTTTGGTGCCGTCGCTACGGGTAAGTGGTTCATGAGCCTCGATAAAGACGCTTCTATCCGGCTCAAGCGCTATTTTGATTGGCTCGTCAATCACTTGAACTTTAGTGCCAAGCTTCACTTGATAGAACAGCCAATCGATATCTTTAGGATCCATTCGAATACAGCCAGCACTCACACGAAGTCCAATGCCGAAGTCTTTGTTGGTACCGTGAATCAAATAACTACCTGTACCGTAGGCAAGGCGCATTGCGTAATCACCAAGCGGATTTTCGGGACCTGCCGGCACAACATCCGGAAGTTCAATCCCTTTAGCTAAATAGTCTTTACGGATAGAAGTGGGTGGTGTCCAGGTTGGGTTCTCACGCAATTGACTGATCGTAGTGGTCATTTCAGGGGTGTCTTGACCTATACGCCCAATACCCACAGGGAAAATGTGCACCAAATTCTTGTCCGGCTCAAAGTAATACAGACGTAATTCAGCCAAATTGATCACGATACCTTCGTAATCCACCTCAGGCAGAATGGCCTGAGACGGTATCGTCAATACGTAGCCTTCGGATGGCAAAAATGGGTCGACGCCTTTGTTGGCGGCCATCAGTGACAAAAAGCCTACATCGTAACGCTTGGCAATGTCAGACATGGTCTCGCCCGCTTCAACACTGTGGTACTGGAGTGTTCCAACCATATTACTACCATCGGTTGGAAGCTCAAAAGTCGCTGCACTTAACCACTGAGAAAATCCTAAGCAAGCTGCCAGTAAGGTCTTACGTAACATCAATATTGATCCTTAGCTTCTTTGTATAGTGCTAAGGTTATCTCTCTTTGCGTCTTATGATCAACTATTGGTGCCGGATATGCCACTCCATCGAAGTGCGGCCACATCCATGGTTTATGAATAAATTTATTAGGAACATCGCTAAGCTCAGGCAACCAAGTGCGAATAAACTCCCCTTGGGCATCGAATCGCTCACCCTGAGTGATGGGATTAAAAATCCTAAAATAGGGCTGTCCATCACACCCTGTCGACGCACACCACTGCCAACCGCCATTATTGGCTGCAAAGTCGCCATCCACCAATTTACTCATAAAGTAACGCTCCCCGCGACGCCAATCGATGTTGAGGTCTTTGGTCAAGAAACTCGCTACAATCATCCGCAGTCTGTTGTGCATCCAACCTGTTTGGTTAAGCTGCTGCATCGCCGCATCTACAATCGGATAGCCTGTTTTTCCTTCACACCAACGCTCAAACCACACATCCTCTCCAGGCCAGCGCAGCCCCTTCTCCCACTCTAGATAGCCTTTGTGCTTCGAGAGCTTCGGTTCAAAGTGGATGAGATGCTGGTAGAACTCTCGCCAAATAAGCTCACTAAGCCATACTTGCGCCCCTTCAGACAAAGGCTCACCTTCAGCATCATAGTAAAGACGAGCTATGCATTGACGAACGGACAGGGCGCCAATCGCTAAATAGGGGCTTAATTGACTCGTACCATCAATCGCCGGTATATCACGTTCATTGTGATAATTGCGTACTGATTCGTCAGAAAACTGCCTTAAACGGGTCAATATTGAATCTGTCGATACGTGGTATTGACTGCTATCTTGCCTTGGATAAGTAAAACATTCCTCTAAAGAATGTAAACCTTGGAAGTCGGAAATGCATGGTGCAGATGCTGGTGGCTTAACAACTTCAGCCTTTGAAAACTGATTTTGCCATGCCTTTCGAAATGGCGTGAAAACTTTAAAGTAACCGCCTTGTTTGTTGAGAACGCTACCAGGCAACAACATACACTTATCGTCAAAGGCATGCACATTTACGCCATTTTTAGCCGCCAGTGCCTCTAATTGCTCTACTCGCTGACGTTCATTGAACTCGTAATCTCGGTTTAGGTAGATATCACCGACATCATGTTTCGCGCAGAATTCTACGAGCCATTGATTGGCTCCATCGAAGTTATCTGTACTCGCCACTATCAAAGGTATGTTCAGCGCACTAAGCTCGTTTTCAAGCTCTCTCAAACGTCTAAATATCAGATCGGCTTGGATAGGAGCAAGGTCATGCTCAGCCCATTGCTGCGGCGTAACGATAAAACAGGCAACCACAGGTGTGACACCATCAATAGCAGCGATGAGCGCTGTATTATCAATGGTTCTAAGATCACGATTAAACAGCATTAGTTTCATGACAGCTTACCCGCATTGTTACTGATTAAGTGCTCAACGACTGGAGACAGTAACCAAGCCGGTTTATCCTGCTCGCGCTGCACTCGAATTGCATCAAGTTGTTTTTCAGACAAGGATTTCTCCGCAAAGAGATGTACCGAGTCGAAATTCACTGAATCCAGCTGAAGCGCCGACACATCTTCGACCCCATCAATGAAGGTGACGTTGACGCCCTGTTCAGACAACCGTGCATAATTCAGCCAGGCAAATAGATTGCCGGTGACATCCATACTCACCAGCAAAGTGGATGTTGAGCGTTTTCGTTTGCGCTCTACATTAGCCATGATGGCAAGCTTTTGAATCATCGCTGTTTTAAACAGTGACTGCTGTATCGCTTTGGGGCTTAGTTTCAAGTAGTCCGTTGCGTTAAGGACTGGGATAACAAACTTCATCTCCACCACATCTAAAGGATACTCTTTCAACACAGTATCAATAATGACGTCGACTTTGTTACTGCTTAAAGCGCCAAGGGCATCCAGTAACGTCGTAACTTCTTCCAACTGCTCGGTTTCAACATCGGTTTGAGACAATGTATCAGAATCAATGAGCGCCTTAACTTTACCTATGGAGACTCCTTTACTGAGCCAGCTTTGGATATTGTTAATACGCTCAACGTCTTTCTCTGTATAGAGACGATGCCCTTTGTCAGTTCGCTGTGGTTGAATCAAGTTGTACCGTCGTTGCCAAGCCCGAAGCGTAACGGGCTTAACGCCCGTAATATCCGCCACTTCACGGATCGCGTACATGGTATTACTCAAGGTATTACTACAAGCCATATCTTAAACGCATCTCCTCTGGGTGAGGCTGCAAAAACTGCTGATGTGACAAGTAGTCATCTGGGTAAGCATTGAGGTAATGTTTAAGCAGCGTCAATGGCGCTAATATCGGTAGCAGTCCTGTACGGTAGTCGTCGATGACATGAGCCAACTCCGCTTTCTCGTCTTTATTGAGCGAGCGCTTGAAGTACCCTTGAATGTGCATGAGCACGTTGGTCACATTTTTTCGGCTTGCGCGGTTTTTCAATCCTTCCATCAACCCTAGGCGATAGGCTTGATAAAATTCGTCTGGCTGGTAGTCGGCCTGGTTTGCAACTAAACGTCCAAGACTCTTATAAGACTGTGGATCGTGTGCCATGAGCGTCAACTTGTAGCGAGAATGGAAAGCGACGATTTTACCTGGCGTTGGCTCTCCACCCATTGACGCATAAAAATCCTTTAAGCTGTAAACACGCGCTACAAAGTTCTCTTTCAATACAGGATCGTTAAGTCGCCCATCTTCCTCAACTGGCAGCCAAGGCATTTTTTTCATTAAGTGCTCGGTATATAAGCCAACACCATCGGTTCGAGCATGACCACGAGTGTAAACCTTCACACGCTCCATTCCACAACTTGGAGATTTGGCACAAACGATATAGCCACACATTTCTGTATCTTTTAGCTCGGCGACTTTTTCTCGAGTAAAATGCATCATGCCATCTGTGTGATCATTTGATGCATCTTTGGTATCCACAAGTGCAATACGCTCTTCGTTGCTCATCAATCGAATCGTCGGTCTTGGTACAGGTAAGCCCATCCCTACTTCAGGGCAAACAGAAACAAAGTCAAAGTAGTCTCTTAGTTCTTTGTTGACGTACGTGCTCTGCTTATGACCAGAATCGAAACGCACTTTTTCGCCTAATAGGCAGGAACTGATCCCTACGGTAATTTTCTCGCTCATCGTCCTTTCCTCACACCTTGCCGTCGCTTACATTGTACAAAATACGCTTATGTATAAGTTTTAGATCACTTTGTTGAGTGATACAAAATTTTCTTTTGTACAATTGTATGGTTGTCGCAGACAAATGGTTCACTCACGAGACAAATATTTCCCCCACTTTCAATCATCGATAAAATCGATTGCCCAGCCACTTTCAACAAAATTAGTTATCATCAAGCGAATTTCTGTTCGTTACCGACAAATTTGTGACTAAACTCTCATAGAGCCCTTGCTGGGCGCGTTAAAATCCTCATCAACAACGAACATAGCGTTCAACATAATTAGTTAAAACTTTAGGAGCGACCCCCATGGCAACCCCTCATATCAATGCAAAACCAGGTGATTTCGCAGAGACAGTACTAATGCCAGGCGATCCACTTCGCGCACAATACATCGCAGAAACTTTCTTAGAAGACGTAGAGAAAGTGTGTGACGTTCGCAACATGTTTGGCTACACAGGTACCTATAAAGGCAAGCGAGTGTCAGTGATGGGTCACGGTATGGGCATCCCTTCTTGCTGTATCTACGTTCACGAACTTATCAAAGATTACGGCGTTAAAAACGTAATTCGCGTAGGTAGCTGTGGTGCGGTACGTGACGACGTAAACCTAATGGATGTTGTGATCGGTATGGGCGCGTCAACAGACTCTAAAGTGAACCGTATTCGATTCAATGACCACGATTTTGCTGCGATTGCTGACTTCGGTCTTCTAGAAGAAGCCGTGAAGCAAGCACGCATTAAAGAAGTACCGGTTAAAGTAGGTAACATCTTCTCGGCAGACCTGTTCTACACTCCAGAAGCAGATATCTTCGACAAAATGAAGCACCTTGGCATCCTAGGTGTCGATATGGAAGCGGCGGGTATCTACGGCGTTGCTGCAGATCTTGGCGCAAAAGCTCTGACGGTACTGACGGTATCTGACCACATCATCCGTGGTGAGAAACTAAGCTCAGAAGATCGCCAAAAATCGTTCAACGATATGATGGTCGTTGCGCTAGAAACAGCGATCAACCTATAAAACAAGAAAGCCAGCTCAAGCCTGAAGTGAGCTGGCTTTTTTCTAACTGAATCGCTTTCTAGCTGAATAGTTTTCTAACGAATTAAACACTTCATCGAGCCCTATAACAATATTCAAGGCTTGATGTCACCAAACCATAGGGGGTGAACGTGTCAGAAGGCAAACTGCCGATGGCCGCGGACGGGTTACAGCTCAATTTTTGTAAAACATTGGCGTGTGACAATTTTGGACAAAGTGATGCAAACCTCTATATCCTGCAGCACCGTAACCCCAAACGGCCAGCGATGGTATGCCGCGAATGTGGCGCGTTTCCCCCCCTACTTAACAATCGAGAAGTCCTCAATGAACTGACTCGATTGAAGCAGCATCATCACGAAGGGCTCCCTTCGTGTAAAGATCCGCAATGCGAACACTTTGGCCTATCGGTACATACTCACAAAGATCGTTATCACTCTTTTGGGTTTAGTGGCGATCGCCAGCGGTATCGCTGTAAATCTTGCCAAGGTACCTTTGTCGATAAATGGTCGGGCAGTAATAAGAAACTAAGCTTCCAAGAATCGTTACTTGGGCTTCTGTTTACCGGATACTCGGTGCGCGAGATCTGTCGAAAGCTGAAAATCAATCCAAAAACCTTCTACGATCATATCGATCAAATTGCCAGTCGCTGCCGTCGTAAATTAGCGGATATTGATGGTCGTTGGATAAAACACACTGATACTTTTCATTTAGCCTCACACTATCGACCATTGCAGCCACAAAGCCACAACGGCGTATTTTGGTTTGCAACCTGCGATGCCGATTCGGGTTATGTGTTGTGCCAACATACTAACTACAGCTCAGCCGATGCTGAAAATACGCTAGAAGATCACGATGCCTACGTAGCGGGTACGCAAGTACTCCCGAAAAACTACAGTGCGGAGACCAATCATGAGATCAATACCACCGCGACCGATTTAAAAGGACAAATTGATATTACCTATCAAAACATCCTTGCGCGCAGTAACGTCGAAGATCCTCTAGGTAACTTTGCCAAGTTTCATTACCCTGCCGTAGGCTCGTTGATTAGAGCCCCCTACACGTCTTATGCTCACTACTTATCGATTCTAGAATCACTAAGCTGCGAGTCTGGAGAAAACAGCAAGCGTGTGACGGTATACATGCCACAAGATCCCGTACTGCGCTCTGCCGCGCTTACTGTTTTTCTGGGTGAAATCCAACACGGTAACGTGGAGCTAATGTACGTAGAACAAGATGAACATTGGCAAGATGCACAGTCATCCGAGCTTATTGACGTGGTACTGATGGGATGGTGGCGCGATCGCTGGGCGGTCACTCATCAACCTTCAGGGGCAAGCAAAGGAGTGTGTTACCTAGCGGGCAATAACCCGAATGTCTCTTATTGGCTACAAACCGCCTCAACCAAGCAAGTCACCTTTTATCAAGACCGTTTCCACTTGCTGTTTGAAAGCTTTGTGAATGAACCAAGACGAAAGTTAAGACCTGCGGGGATCCACCCACTGCTAGATATTTTCCGTGCTTGGCACAACCTGTGTTATCAAGACAAGCAAGGTCAAACAGCCGCTCAAAGATTAGGGGTCACCGAGGCACCGATGACCCTTCGCTGCTTACTTGAGTGAGCAATTCGATACAAGCAAGTATTACTACCAAGCGCTACAAAAAGAACAGCGAAATCCCAGCGAGCGCAAATAGAGTACCGACAACACTGCGACGTGAAATTGGCTCACCACGGATGGCATAGATAATCAGAATGAACAATGGACTGGTGGCAATCAAAGTTTGTGCGATAGCGGGATTAGCATGTTTAAGCGCAACCTGTTGTAGCCAGAGGGCAAGGAAGGTACCCACAAAAATCGCCGCCAGTAACCAGCACCAGTTTTTCTGATTCATACCTTTGCTCTGCTCAACCATCTTTCGGTACGGTTTTTTCTCAACAAAACCAATCAATAGCACCACCGCTGCGACACCAATAGTGAGACGAATCAAAGCGCCCAATAACGGTGGTAAGTCTCCTTGCACCAACGCAAAATGGGAAATGACAACACCACTTGCCTGGCACACGCTGGCCAGCAATCCAAATCCAATGCCTGACAAACTCGCCTTTTGATTGTGCTCATCGGCAGGTTGAAACACGACTGTGGTCACCGCAATGGTGGTAATAATAACGCCTAACCAACTCTGAAACCCCAACGCCGTGCCAAGCGCCACCAATGCGAGAACACCTGATAGCGGCGGTGCTAATGATTCAAGCAATAGCGTTTTGCTGGCACCAATCCGTTTCAGTGAAGCAAAGTAGGCACTGTCACCAATCGCGATGCCTATGATGCCAGATATGCCGAGTATCCAGACATAGCTCGCCTCTAATTGCACATCCGGCATTGGAACGAAAGGCATCACCAGTAGCATCATTACCGATGCCAAAATACCCTTAATGATATTTAGCTGCATCGCAGAGAAATGATGACTGAACTGACTGTATATCCATGTGGCGACTGCCCACACAATTGCAGCACCAATGGCTGCAAATTCACCAATAAATTGCACTCAACCCTCTAATATTTATCAGTTTGCTATTGCATAATACATAATTACAACAAATACTTAACCAGCGTAAATTGATTACGCGATTCAATACTCTTCACCAAGGATGCATTATGTTTTTGGATTATTTTGCTTTAGGGCTACTGGTATTCGTTGCCCTGATTCTGTTTTACGGAATCATCGTCATTCACGACATCCCCTATGAGATCGCTAAAGAGCGAGATCATCCTCATCAGGATGCCATACATGTTGCAGGATGGGTAAGCTTATTTACGCTACACGCCATTTGGCCATTTTTGTGGATCTGGGCAACCCTATGGCGCAATGAGCGTGGCTGGGGCTTCCATAAACTCGAAGAAGAGCAGCACGATTTGCATCACCGTTTAGAAAAGCTCATTGACCAAGTCGATGAACTCAAGAATGAAGTAAGCTACCTCAAGGGTAAGCAGGCTCAAGAGAAAGCGGCGGCCACTCAAGTCCAGGCAGAGGAGAAGTAACCTATGGATCTATTATTGGTATTAACCTACGCCGCACTATGTATCGCTATCTTTAAGATCTTCAAGATCCCTCTCAACAAATGGACAGTACCGACTGCCGTGTTAGGTGGCGTGGTTCTAGTTGGGACATTGATTTTATTAATGAACTACAACCACCCGTTTAGCCAAATTGGCGGCCAGTTCTATTCCACTACGCCTATTGTTTCGAGCGTACGCGGTAAAGTCGTCGAGGTTGACGTCGAAGCTAACCAAAAACTTAACAAAGGCGACGTACTGTTTCGTATCGACCCTATCCCTTTTGAAGCAGAAGTGATTCGAGCTAAAGCCGCCCTAGCCGATGCCGAGCAGGATGTACTGCAGCTAGAAAGCAACTATAAAGCGTCTCAATCAGAGACCATTAAAGCGCTTGCCGAACGTGATAAAGCTGAAAGAGAGTACAATCGATATCAACAAGGCTTCAAAAAAGGTGCATTCACTGAGCAACAAGTCGATACTCGCCTACAAACCTTCAAAGCGAACCAAGCTG is a genomic window of Vibrio sp. CB1-14 containing:
- a CDS encoding L,D-transpeptidase family protein encodes the protein MLRKTLLAACLGFSQWLSAATFELPTDGSNMVGTLQYHSVEAGETMSDIAKRYDVGFLSLMAANKGVDPFLPSEGYVLTIPSQAILPEVDYEGIVINLAELRLYYFEPDKNLVHIFPVGIGRIGQDTPEMTTTISQLRENPTWTPPTSIRKDYLAKGIELPDVVPAGPENPLGDYAMRLAYGTGSYLIHGTNKDFGIGLRVSAGCIRMDPKDIDWLFYQVKLGTKVQVIDEPIKIALEPDRSVFIEAHEPLTRSDGTKKAMELPQELTWWLEEYGIRDQIARAAVLAQNGVPIEVVPAMDDLE
- a CDS encoding Lpp/OprI family alanine-zipper lipoprotein, whose amino-acid sequence is MKKVLIAAAASSVLLLAGCASGPDEATTAKMDDLSNQVSQLSADVQALKNEVQAGNKNAMAAQEEAERANERIDNIAQSYTK
- the phrB gene encoding deoxyribodipyrimidine photo-lyase is translated as MKLMLFNRDLRTIDNTALIAAIDGVTPVVACFIVTPQQWAEHDLAPIQADLIFRRLRELENELSALNIPLIVASTDNFDGANQWLVEFCAKHDVGDIYLNRDYEFNERQRVEQLEALAAKNGVNVHAFDDKCMLLPGSVLNKQGGYFKVFTPFRKAWQNQFSKAEVVKPPASAPCISDFQGLHSLEECFTYPRQDSSQYHVSTDSILTRLRQFSDESVRNYHNERDIPAIDGTSQLSPYLAIGALSVRQCIARLYYDAEGEPLSEGAQVWLSELIWREFYQHLIHFEPKLSKHKGYLEWEKGLRWPGEDVWFERWCEGKTGYPIVDAAMQQLNQTGWMHNRLRMIVASFLTKDLNIDWRRGERYFMSKLVDGDFAANNGGWQWCASTGCDGQPYFRIFNPITQGERFDAQGEFIRTWLPELSDVPNKFIHKPWMWPHFDGVAYPAPIVDHKTQREITLALYKEAKDQY
- a CDS encoding YbgA family protein → MSEKITVGISSCLLGEKVRFDSGHKQSTYVNKELRDYFDFVSVCPEVGMGLPVPRPTIRLMSNEERIALVDTKDASNDHTDGMMHFTREKVAELKDTEMCGYIVCAKSPSCGMERVKVYTRGHARTDGVGLYTEHLMKKMPWLPVEEDGRLNDPVLKENFVARVYSLKDFYASMGGEPTPGKIVAFHSRYKLTLMAHDPQSYKSLGRLVANQADYQPDEFYQAYRLGLMEGLKNRASRKNVTNVLMHIQGYFKRSLNKDEKAELAHVIDDYRTGLLPILAPLTLLKHYLNAYPDDYLSHQQFLQPHPEEMRLRYGL
- a CDS encoding lactate dehydrogenase, producing MAADGLQLNFCKTLACDNFGQSDANLYILQHRNPKRPAMVCRECGAFPPLLNNREVLNELTRLKQHHHEGLPSCKDPQCEHFGLSVHTHKDRYHSFGFSGDRQRYRCKSCQGTFVDKWSGSNKKLSFQESLLGLLFTGYSVREICRKLKINPKTFYDHIDQIASRCRRKLADIDGRWIKHTDTFHLASHYRPLQPQSHNGVFWFATCDADSGYVLCQHTNYSSADAENTLEDHDAYVAGTQVLPKNYSAETNHEINTTATDLKGQIDITYQNILARSNVEDPLGNFAKFHYPAVGSLIRAPYTSYAHYLSILESLSCESGENSKRVTVYMPQDPVLRSAALTVFLGEIQHGNVELMYVEQDEHWQDAQSSELIDVVLMGWWRDRWAVTHQPSGASKGVCYLAGNNPNVSYWLQTASTKQVTFYQDRFHLLFESFVNEPRRKLRPAGIHPLLDIFRAWHNLCYQDKQGQTAAQRLGVTEAPMTLRCLLE
- a CDS encoding LysR family transcriptional regulator, producing the protein MLTVNLLQLQAFVLSAETGSFSAAARKMKKTHSAISMTVSNLELDVNQELFDRSTRNPTLTPAGEVLLKEAKLILAQCEHFERLANELEPEEETEFILAVDNVYSVPNEKDILHLLAKDFPRLKLKLREMPSSEVVSAVVKGEAHIGFTLLEQPIFSNLGAISLPSAELLYIASPEHPLAKLDTVSLVDLQRYRQAYLSHNRKASDTAISPNIWECESISAAKTAIGYGLCWGIAVEPFIRPQIESGQIVKLNVEPSLRKAIPAALIWKIGSESGKVHKAIRALYS
- a CDS encoding DUF3302 domain-containing protein, with the translated sequence MFLDYFALGLLVFVALILFYGIIVIHDIPYEIAKERDHPHQDAIHVAGWVSLFTLHAIWPFLWIWATLWRNERGWGFHKLEEEQHDLHHRLEKLIDQVDELKNEVSYLKGKQAQEKAAATQVQAEEK
- a CDS encoding MerR family transcriptional regulator, translated to MACSNTLSNTMYAIREVADITGVKPVTLRAWQRRYNLIQPQRTDKGHRLYTEKDVERINNIQSWLSKGVSIGKVKALIDSDTLSQTDVETEQLEEVTTLLDALGALSSNKVDVIIDTVLKEYPLDVVEMKFVIPVLNATDYLKLSPKAIQQSLFKTAMIQKLAIMANVERKRKRSTSTLLVSMDVTGNLFAWLNYARLSEQGVNVTFIDGVEDVSALQLDSVNFDSVHLFAEKSLSEKQLDAIRVQREQDKPAWLLSPVVEHLISNNAGKLS
- a CDS encoding DEAD/DEAH box helicase → MQFKELGLDNRLLKNLSHYDFKKATDIQKQAIPVAIAGKDLLASSKTGSGKTLAFVLPMLHKSLKNKAFSAKDPRGVILAPTRELAKQVYGELKSMLGGLSYEAALILGGENFNDQVKALRRYPKFIVATPGRLADHLEHRSTFLDGLETLVLDEADRMLDLGFAPELRRIHNAAKHRRRQTLMFSATLDHAEVNDIAAEMLDAPKRISIGVSNEEHKDITQKFYLCDHLDHKEALLERILEEAEYKQVIIFTATRVDTDRLTKWLNEKQLKAIALSGNLNQTQRNTIMSQFERHVFKILVTTDVASRGIDIATVTHVINFDMPKHTEEYVHRVGRTGRAGNKGDAISLVGPKDWDSFKRVEAFLQQDIGFSVLEGLKGKFKGFRPKKPAVNKKAQAAKGKAQQKKATPKKPANRDKTFYKNVAVGDSVFIPKKKPKPAADSE
- a CDS encoding DMT family transporter translates to MQFIGEFAAIGAAIVWAVATWIYSQFSHHFSAMQLNIIKGILASVMMLLVMPFVPMPDVQLEASYVWILGISGIIGIAIGDSAYFASLKRIGASKTLLLESLAPPLSGVLALVALGTALGFQSWLGVIITTIAVTTVVFQPADEHNQKASLSGIGFGLLASVCQASGVVISHFALVQGDLPPLLGALIRLTIGVAAVVLLIGFVEKKPYRKMVEQSKGMNQKNWCWLLAAIFVGTFLALWLQQVALKHANPAIAQTLIATSPLFILIIYAIRGEPISRRSVVGTLFALAGISLFFL
- the deoD gene encoding purine-nucleoside phosphorylase is translated as MATPHINAKPGDFAETVLMPGDPLRAQYIAETFLEDVEKVCDVRNMFGYTGTYKGKRVSVMGHGMGIPSCCIYVHELIKDYGVKNVIRVGSCGAVRDDVNLMDVVIGMGASTDSKVNRIRFNDHDFAAIADFGLLEEAVKQARIKEVPVKVGNIFSADLFYTPEADIFDKMKHLGILGVDMEAAGIYGVAADLGAKALTVLTVSDHIIRGEKLSSEDRQKSFNDMMVVALETAINL